GCGCTGGGCAGTGCCTGAAGAAACTCCATCCCGCTCATGACCGGCATGTTCCAGTCGAGCAGAACGACGTCCGGCGGAAACGCTTCGCACTGGGTCAGCGCGTCCTGCCCATCGACCGCCTCGCTGACCGTCAGGTCCAGCGATTCCAATATATGGCGGGCTACCTTGCGGATCACCTTTGAATCGTCAACGACCAGACAGTTTTTCATGAAGCGTCCCTTGGTTTTTTGCGTTTTGTTGAAGCGGACTTAATCGGAAAACCCGAGGATTTGGTAAACGACGCGCTGTTCTTTAAGCAGCCTGGGCGAGCGCCCCGCCCTCAATAAAGGCTGCGAGCGATACCAGAAGCCAGGGTTGCCCCTCATGCTCCACCAACGCGCGGGCATAGGGCGCCCAGGCGGCTTCCAACTGGCCTCGCAATGGCAGT
This window of the Sphingobium sp. CR2-8 genome carries:
- a CDS encoding response regulator; its protein translation is MKNCLVVDDSKVIRKVARHILESLDLTVSEAVDGQDALTQCEAFPPDVVLLDWNMPVMSGMEFLQALPSAKIGARPKIIFCTTENGISHIKAAVEAGADEYVMKPFDRETLESKLAIVGVI